The nucleotide sequence GAAGCTGATGACCCTGGACGAGCAGGTCGGCAAGGCCCTCTGGGACAACGTCAAGAGCGGCGGCGACCCCCGGGGCACCGAGTGGAAGGCCATCCTCAAGGCCCAGGCGAAGAAGATGCGGTCGGTCACCCCGGACGAGGGCCGCGCCCCCTTCACCCCGCTGGACTACCTGAAGGCCCACCTGGACCCGGCCCACACGGGCCCCGGCCCGGTCGGCCACGGCTACTCGCAGGCCAACCTGGACGCCCGCACCCAGTACTACGCCTTCCGCGTCGCCGACGACGTCATCGGCATCAGCCTCGACTCCACCGACCCCGGCGGCCACTACGAGGGCTCGATCGGCACGGCCCAACTCAAGTGGCTGGACCGTACGTTGAAGGAGGCGGCGAAGGGCGGTTCGTACGCCGTCGTCTTCAGTCACCACACCAGCGCGTCGATGCGCAACCTCCGAAAGGACCCCTCCCGCCCCGGCGAGGCACGCCACGGCGGTGACGAGGTGCTGTCCCTGCTCGGCAGCCACCGCAACGTTCTGGCCTGGGTGAACGGACACAGCCACCGCAACCGCGTCACCCCCCACGGGTCGGCGAGCGGCGGTTCCTTCTGGGAGATCTCGACGGCCTCCCACATCGACTTCCCCCAACTCGCCCGCGTCATCGAACTGGTGGACAACAAGGACGGCACGATCTCCGTCTTCACCACCCTGATCGAATCGGCCGCCCCGCAGGCAACCGACTTCACGGACCTCTCGCAGACCGGTCTCGCCGCCCTCTACCGTGAGCTGTCCTACAACGCCCCCGGCCGCCGCGACACGCTCACCGGCACGCCCGGCGACCGCAACACGGAGCTGGTGCTCCGAAAGGGCTGAAAACCACTCAACCGGCGCGCACCTGATCAACCTGCCCGCCCGTCCCCGTGTCCCCCCTCGCGACCGGACGTTGTCGGAACCGCCGAGAACGTCGGTGCGAAGGGAGAGACCGCATGCAGGCTCGCGCAGCTGGCACGGCACGTAAGGCACGTACGGTTCTGGTGGCGGCGACCGCGGTGGCTGCGGCGGTGGCGCTGGCCGCACCCGCCGTGGCGGCACCGGCACCCGCCAGAACCGACCACACCGCGACCAGGGAGGCCATGGACGCGGCGGTGAAGGACGGCGTTCCCGGCGTGGCCCTCCAGGCCAAGGACAAGCACGGCGTCTGGAAGGCCACCTCCGGCGTCGGCGACATCAGGACGGACAAGCCGCGCTCCGCCCACGACCGCTACCGCGTCGGCAGTATCACGAAGACCTTCGTGTCGACGGTCCTGCTCCAGCTGGAGGCCGAGGGCAGGCTGTCGCTGGACGACAAGGTCGACAAGTGGCTGCCGGGCCTGGTGCGCGGCAACGGCCACGACGGCCGCGAGGTGACTCTCCGTCAACTCCTCAACCACACCAGCGGAATCTCCAACTACACGAACGACGAGGAGTTCGGCCGTACGTACTTCCTGAAGGACGGCTTCTTCCAGCACCGCTACGACACGGCTCCCCCGGAACGACTGGTGGCGGTCGCCATGAAGCACGAGCCGGACTTCGCCCCCGGCACCGACTGGAACTACTCGAACACCAACTACGTCCTGGCCGGCATGGTGATCGAGAAGGCCACGGGCAACCCGTACGGCGACGAGGTCCGCGCCCGCGTCATCGAGCCCCTCGGCCTGCGCTCCACCCTTGTCCCGGGCACTTATCCGAAGGTCCCCAGGCCGAGCAGCCGCGCGTACGGCAAGCTGGCCCGGACGGCGACGGGCCCGACCTACGACGTCACGGAGCTGAACCCGTCCCTGGCCTACTCGGCCGGCGAGATGATCTCCGACTCCGGCGACCTCAACCGCTTCTATACGGCACTGCTCAAGGGCAAGCTCCTGCCGCCGAAGCAGCTCGCCGAGATGAAGACCACGATCAAGGTGGACGGCATCCCGAACGCCGGCTACGGACTGGGCCTCATGGAACGCGAACTCAGCTGCGGCATCACCGTCTGGGGCCACGGCGGCGGCATCCACGGCTCCACCTCGGAAGCCGTCACCACCTCCGACGGCCGCCATTCCCTCGCCTTCAACTTCAACAGCGACTGGACGGGCGACACCGAGGCGATCGTGGAGGCGGAGTTCTGCGACAAGTAGTCGCCCCGGCGTGAGGAAGGGCCGCCGCCCGCCGAGGCGGGCGGCGGCCCTTCCTCTCCCCTCCTGATGCCCCGGGTTACCCGAATTACCGGGGAAGCACCACGACATACGCGGCCGGATCGCGGTCGCACGACGCCATCAGGGCGGTGCGGACGACAGTCGCCTGCTGCTCCAGGGAGTCGCGCAGCTTCCTGGGGGTGATGTGGACGACGGTGATACCGAGCCGCTCCAACATCTCGCGCTTACGGGCGTATTCGGACCACAGTGCGTCGTCCTCCTGACGCGGCGCGCGGGTGTCGAGCTCGACCGCGACGGCCTGCTCCGGCCAGTACGCGTCGAGACCGCCGAGGTGGGGGCCGCCGGGCAGGCGGAGGTCGACGTTCCAGACCGGGTCGGGCAGGGCGTACTCACGGACCATCCGGTACAGGTGGTCCTCCGCGATCGCCCGCCCCTCGGCGAGCAGCGAGTCCACCGCGTCGGCGACATACGGACGGTTCAGCAGCCGCGCCTCGGTCAACTCCCTCACGACCGCGGTCGGTTCGGTGTGGCCGCCGCGCACCGCCTCCGTCAGCAGCCGGCGTACCGTGCCCGCCTCGGAGAGTTCCGCGACCGCGTCGGCGAGTGCGCGCGGCACCGGGGCGACGGGCAGGCCGGTCACGTAGGACGGGGTCGGCATGGCCGGGGTGCGGACGATCCGGGCGCAGCCCGCGGTCCGCAGCCGGCGCATGCGCGGGACCAGGACGTCGATCGCGTCGAGGGAGGGGAGCGGGGGAGCGGACGAGAACCCGTGCAGTGTCAGGGCGGCCAGGCCCGTGATCACCGCGTTCGAGTAACGGGGCGCCGGGCGGGGCTCGTCGGCGTTCGGCTGCGCGGGTACGCCGGCGACTTCCGCGGCCCCGGTGGCCGTTTCGCGGAAGGGCGAGCGGGCCGCGTAGGACAGCACCGCGTGCAGTCGCTCCTCCGAGGTGGGCGGGCCCGGGTGCAGCAGGAACACGCCCGGCAGGATCTGCTGCCAGGAGCCACCGGGCCGGCACTGCTCGTTCGTCTCGGCCGCGGTGACACCCTGCGCGCGCAGCTGCGCGGCCGTCAGCACCCGGCGCGTGACGTCCGAGAGGCGACGGAGGGGGCGGGGGGAGAGCGGGGTGTTGTGGGTCATGACCCGGAGGTTCCCGCTCCGGGGCCGCCCATGAACCGCTGTTACACGCTCGTCGACAAATCCGGACAAGACCACACTAAAGTACGTGCGTTCGACTGCCGATACCCGCTGGTCCGGACGGCGATCAAAAAAGGTTACGGCTCCAATTACCCGAATTCGGTAACCCCGAACCCGGCAGCCCTGCACCCGGCAACCCCGAACCCGGCAG is from Streptomyces sp. NBC_01314 and encodes:
- a CDS encoding serine hydrolase domain-containing protein gives rise to the protein MQARAAGTARKARTVLVAATAVAAAVALAAPAVAAPAPARTDHTATREAMDAAVKDGVPGVALQAKDKHGVWKATSGVGDIRTDKPRSAHDRYRVGSITKTFVSTVLLQLEAEGRLSLDDKVDKWLPGLVRGNGHDGREVTLRQLLNHTSGISNYTNDEEFGRTYFLKDGFFQHRYDTAPPERLVAVAMKHEPDFAPGTDWNYSNTNYVLAGMVIEKATGNPYGDEVRARVIEPLGLRSTLVPGTYPKVPRPSSRAYGKLARTATGPTYDVTELNPSLAYSAGEMISDSGDLNRFYTALLKGKLLPPKQLAEMKTTIKVDGIPNAGYGLGLMERELSCGITVWGHGGGIHGSTSEAVTTSDGRHSLAFNFNSDWTGDTEAIVEAEFCDK